The genome window AGTAACCTTGCGGCAAGAGAATCCGCGAAAGATGGTGGCGATTTCGGGGATGGCAGGAACGGGGAAGTCGGCACTGGCAATTCGAGTTGCCTACGCGTTGAGTGCAGAGTTTGATGAAGTTCAACTGTATGTCAACTTGCGTGGTGCGGAGGATCATCAGGCGCTAGATCCGGCAACCGTGTTGGTGGATTGGTTGCGGGCACTGGGTCTAGATGATGCTTCGATTCCGGCTGAGCTGGAGGGACGGGTTGCAGCTTATCGATCGCTCCTGCAAGGGAAACGGGCGATTGTTTTGCTCGATAATACCCAAAATGAAGACCAGATTCGGCCCTTGCTGCCCAATAGTGCCACCTGCGCTGTGCTAGTTACCAGTCGTAAAAAGCTGGTTGCCCTTCAAGGAACGACCTTTCTGGAATTGCCCGTTTTGCCGGAGGATGACGCACTGTGTCTGATAAAGACCCTGAGTGGCACTGCTCGCATTGATGCAGAACCAGAACAGGCAAAAGCAATGCTTGCTCTCTGTGGTTGGTTGCCTTTAGCGATTCGCATTGCCGCTGGAACCTTGAATAAACCCTCACAGCAGCGGAAAGCGCTAGCGGAGTATGTTTGCCAGTTACAGGATGAGAAACAGCGTCTGTCTCAATTGAACCTCGATTGTCTGGAGGACAACCTGGATGTTCGTACCAGTTTTAACCTCAGCTACCGGGAGTTGAGTGATGACCTTGCTGATTGCTTTCGCTGGTTGGGGTTGCTAGAGGCACCTGATTTTGGGGCAGCAGTGACCGCCGTGCTGACTGAGACTTCTGAAGAGACGGCGCAGCAGCGGATCGATGCCCTGATTGATGCCCAGTTGTTGGAGGTGGTGAGCGAGAACCGTTATCGCCTTCATGATCTGCTTCGTCTCTTTGCACGGGAGCAGCTAGAACAAATAGAGCTGCTGGAGCAGCAGGCCAACGCACGACAACGAATTATCCAATATTTTCTGGAGTGGTCAGGTTTCATGGATAGTTGTCTGCACCCTAGAGGCCGACGCGAAATAGCAGAATCCTGGATTACAGCGGATCGAACCTTATCGTTAGAGCAGGCAGAACGAAGCTTAGAGCAAAGAGCGCTTGCTTGGTTTGAACAAGAACGCTCTATCCTTCTGATGTTGATGGAATGGATCAGTGCTGCCCAAGGCTGGGAGTACATGACACGCTTAAGCTTCAACTTAGCGTTGTTCCTCGATTGGCGTTGTTACTGGTTGGATGCTGAGCAATTACATCGTCAGGCGCTCAATGCTATTCGATGGTTGGGCAATTCCGATGAGGAAGGGGGTATCCTCAACAACTTGGGCTTAGTGTACCAGTACCAGGGGAAGTGGAACGAGTCTATCGACTGTTACCAGCAATCCTTGCAGACCTTCCGGACAATCGACGATGTTCACGGGGAAGGACAATCCCTCAACAACTTGGGCTTAGTGTACCAGTACCAAGGGAAGTGGAACGAGTCCATCGACTGTTACCAGCAATCCTTACAAATCAAACGGACAATCGGCGATGTTCACGGGGAAGGACAATCCCTCAACAACTTGGGCTTAGTGTACCAGCACCAGGGGAAGTGGAACGAGTCCATCGACTGTTACCAGCAATCCTTGCAGACCTTTCGGACAATCGGCGATGTCTTCGGGGAAGGACAAACCCTCAACAACTTGGGCAATTTGTACCAGTCCCAGGGTAAGTGGAGTGAGGCGATCGACTCCTATGAGCAATCCTTACAAATCTGCTGCACGATCGGCGATGTCCACGGGGAAGGAGCTACCCTCAACAACTTGGGTGCTGTGTACGATTCCCAGGGCAAGTGGAATGAAGCCATCGACTGTTACCAGCAATCCTTGCAGACCTTTCGGACAATCGGCGATGTCTCCGGGGAAGGACAAACCCTCAACAACTTGGGCAATTTGTACCAGTCCCAGGGCAAGTGGAGTGAGGCCATCGACTGCTATCAGCAATCCTTGAAAATCAAACGCACGATCGGCGATGTTCACAATGAGGGGATAACGCTGAAGAATCTGGGCTGGTTATATCAGAAACGGGGTCGTTTCATGCAGATGA of Trichocoleus sp. contains these proteins:
- a CDS encoding tetratricopeptide repeat protein; translated protein: MESQGNRSHPNLQQSLNPDNLALANGRAASGASAASSTAHITQYVQGDRNQVIGSVSGGNVFGNVENLNQYIQQAPPRFLSKHQLPPDIADFTGRTQEQERLLVTLRQENPRKMVAISGMAGTGKSALAIRVAYALSAEFDEVQLYVNLRGAEDHQALDPATVLVDWLRALGLDDASIPAELEGRVAAYRSLLQGKRAIVLLDNTQNEDQIRPLLPNSATCAVLVTSRKKLVALQGTTFLELPVLPEDDALCLIKTLSGTARIDAEPEQAKAMLALCGWLPLAIRIAAGTLNKPSQQRKALAEYVCQLQDEKQRLSQLNLDCLEDNLDVRTSFNLSYRELSDDLADCFRWLGLLEAPDFGAAVTAVLTETSEETAQQRIDALIDAQLLEVVSENRYRLHDLLRLFAREQLEQIELLEQQANARQRIIQYFLEWSGFMDSCLHPRGRREIAESWITADRTLSLEQAERSLEQRALAWFEQERSILLMLMEWISAAQGWEYMTRLSFNLALFLDWRCYWLDAEQLHRQALNAIRWLGNSDEEGGILNNLGLVYQYQGKWNESIDCYQQSLQTFRTIDDVHGEGQSLNNLGLVYQYQGKWNESIDCYQQSLQIKRTIGDVHGEGQSLNNLGLVYQHQGKWNESIDCYQQSLQTFRTIGDVFGEGQTLNNLGNLYQSQGKWSEAIDSYEQSLQICCTIGDVHGEGATLNNLGAVYDSQGKWNEAIDCYQQSLQTFRTIGDVSGEGQTLNNLGNLYQSQGKWSEAIDCYQQSLKIKRTIGDVHNEGITLKNLGWLYQKRGRFMQMTQYWQDAIEKLRPDSREYRQLYAMLHPSRQMIFSAVGMLVLAAIALTFIVSNLLAGRWLVALIILLATVTARFVLKAIQHQR